One Halichondria panicea chromosome 6, odHalPani1.1, whole genome shotgun sequence genomic window carries:
- the LOC135337328 gene encoding fibrinogen-like protein A, producing MGLFWRELIAGIIIFTSSLIAAQAPEQHCSLKFQEAFEEAVKLKKTCQEARYRDCCQVAKASLFDYPIKSGVFYINNACGHESPFIQDISPMQARCNMESGDGGWTVLVKRTPDVEQRELFNRTWVEYENGFGNLSGEFWYGLKNMHCLTSREPMEVEVEVSKTDGTKVVLPYGNFRVNGLSTSYTLHVSDKQHEEAYDYLGYHNGMKFTTFDNDNDSGTSSNCATSHGKVGWWFKNCDLTLLTHMPHPELHTTSPVTYHYAELRVRPKLCNANLPRTCD from the exons ATGGGACTGTTTTGGAGAGAACTGATAGCtggtattattattttcaCGTCATCTCTCATCGCAGCTCAAGCACCAGAACAACATTGCTCACTGAAATTCCAGGAGGCTTTTGAAGAGGCCGTAAAATTGAAGAAAACTTGTCAAGAAGCACGCTACAGAGATTGCTGCCAG GTGGCAAAAGCATCACTTTTTGACTATCCAATTAAAAGTGGCGTCTTCTACATTAACAATGCTTGTGGGCATGAGTCACCTTTCATTCAAGATATTTCACCAATGCAAGCTCGGTGCAACATGGAGAGTGGTGATGGTGGATGGACAGTGCTAGTGAAGAGGACACCAGACGTGGAACAGAGAGAGCTTTTCAACAGAACATGGGTGGAATATGAGAATGGATTTGGGAACCTGAGTGGCGAGTTCTGGTACGGACTAAAAAACATGCACTGTCTTACGAGTCGAGAGCCAATGGAGGTCGAAGTTGAAGTGAGTAAAACCGACGGTACAAAGGTAGTTCTTCCCTATGGTAACTTTCGAGTGAATGGACTCAGTACAAgctacacactgcatgtgtcgGACAAACAACATGAAGAGGCTTACGATTACCTAGGATATCACAATGGTATGAAATTCACAACATTTGACAACGATAATGACAGTGGAACTTCTTCAAACTGTGCTACTAGCCACGGAAAAGTTGGATGGTGGTTCAAAAATTGTGACCTAACGTTACTAACTCATATGCCACATCCAGAGCTCCACACAACGTCTCCTGTTACCTATCACTATGCAGAGTTAAGGGTGCGTCCAAAATTATGCAATGCAAATCTACCACGTACTTGTGACTAA
- the LOC135337322 gene encoding angiopoietin-related protein 1-like — protein sequence MSTYQLQIKKMKLQLAVLFISALLRESIAMPAVDHCLIKFEDSLKETMALRRSCEEANLKDCCQIAEASKIIDNDNYTPGSGIYDISNVCRSTAAFTQDIFPSMQARCNMESGDGGWTVLVKRTPDVDERVSFKRPWVEYENGFGNLSGEFWYGLKNMHCLTSREPMEVEVEVSKTDGTKLVLSYGNFRVDGPSTSYTLHVSDKQDEGFDFSQHHNGIKFSTLDRDNDQNPGSCSAIYNKVGNWFNNCYTMHLTGMPNPILSSVYDYAELRVRPKGCAAFGDEPDSCE from the exons ATGTCAACATATCAACTACAAATAAAGAAGATGAAGCTACAACTGGCAGTTCTCTTCATATCTGCATTGTTGAGAGAGTCTATAGCAATGCCAGCTGTTGACCACTGCCTGATAAAGTTTGAGGACTCACTCAAGGAGACTATGGCTCTCAGAAGAAGCTGCGAGGAAGCTAACCTTAAAGACTGCTGCCAA ATTGCAGAAGCATCCAAGATAATTGATAATGACAACTACACTCCAGGATCGGGAATCTACGATATCAGTAATGTTTGTCGAAGTACAGCAGCCTTCACTCAAGACATCTTCCCCTCTATGCAAGCTCGATGCAACATGGAGAGTGGTGATGGTGGATGGACAGTGCTAGTGAAGAGGACACCAGACGTTGATGAGAGAGTTTCATTCAAAAGGCCTTGGGTGGAATATGAAAATGGATTCGGGAACCTGAGTGGCGAGTTCTGGTACGGACTAAAGAACATGCACTGTCTTACGAGTCGAGAGCCAATGGAGGTCGAGGTTGAAGTCAGCAAAACCGACGGCACAAAACTAGTTCTTTCGTATGGTAACTTTCGAGTGGATGGACCTAGTACAAGCTACACCCTGCATGTGTCAGACAAACAAGATGAAGGTTTTGATTTCTCTCAACATCATAATGGAATTAAGTTCTCCACACTTGATCGAGATAATGACCAAAATCCCGGTAGTTGTTCAGCAATATACAACAAGGTGGGGAACTGGTTTAATAATTGCTACACCATGCATCTCACTGGCATGCCCAATCCCATACTTAGTAGTGTCTATGACTATGCTGAACTACGAGTACGTCCCAAAGGCTGTGCAGCTTTCGGAGACGAGCCTGACAGTTGTGAGTAA
- the LOC135337504 gene encoding angiopoietin-related protein 1-like: protein MEWKAVVIVVAGVMATATGTPISDCSARFQQSLTEVLQLKKTCATAMYKDCCQIAQMSKTFDHNLESGIYDINDVCHTTTPFGLNFSPVQARCNMESGDGGWTVLVRRTPDVAERLSFDRNWVEYEQGFGNLSGEFWYGLKNMHCLTNPEPMEVEVEVRKTDGTKLILSYGQFQVEGPSTSYTLQVSDQQHTGFDFLGYYHTGKKFIAKDRTSGNTCAAQTNGGWWFSACYNIDLTLDSFPQLFQRSTGAYMPFDYAELRVRAKSCTAKAAPPTCE, encoded by the exons ATGGAGTGGAAAGCAGTGGTGATAGTCGTTGCTGGTGTCATGGCAACTGCAACTGGTACTCCAATCAGTGATTGCTCCGCTCGTTTTCAGCAATCTCTTACGGAAGTGCTACAGCTGAAGAAAACATGTGCCACAGCTATGTACAAGGACTGTTGCCAG ATAGCACAAATGTCCAAAACATTTGATCACAACCTGGAGTCTGGGATCTATGACATCAACGATGTCTGCCATACAACTACGCCATTTGGCCTGAACTTCTCCCCAGTGCAAGCACGCTGTAACATGGAGAGTGGTGATGGTGGATGGACCGTTCTCGTTCGAAGGACACCAGATGTTGCTGAGCGATTGTCTTTCGACAGGAATTGGGTGGAATACGAACAAGGATTTGGGAACCTGAGTGGCGAGTTCTGGTATGGACTAAAGAACATGCACTGTCTTACAAATCCAGAGCCAATGGAGGTCGAAGTTGAAGTCAGAAAAACTGATGGCACAAAAttgatattatcctatggtCAATTTCAAGTTGAAGGGCCCAGTACAAGTTACACACTGCAAGTTTCTGATCAACAACACACTGGATTCGACTTCCTTGGATACTATCACACTGGAAAGAAATTTATTGCAAAGGATAGGACCAGCGGAAACACATGTGCTGCACAAACAAATGGAGGCTGGTGGTTCAGTGCCTGCTACAACATTGATCTAACTTTAGACAGTTTTCCACAGCTCTTTCAAAGAAGCACTGGAGCTTACATGCCATTTGATTATGCTGAGTTGAGGGTGCGTGCTAAGTCATGTACAGCAAAGGCAGCTCCACCAACATGCGAGTAA
- the LOC135337872 gene encoding microfibril-associated glycoprotein 4-like has product MKLQLAVLLISVLLEGSVALPAVNHCLTKFEESLKETMALRRSCEEAHLKDCCQIAEASKIIDNDNYTPGSGIYDISNVCQSTAAFTQDIFPPMKARCNMESSDGGWTVLVKRTPDVDERVSFKRPWVEYENGFGNLSGEFWYGLKNMHCLTSQEPMEVEVEVSKTDGTKLVLSYGNFKVDGPSTSYTLHVSDKHYEGFDFSLHHNGAKFSTFDRDNDQNPGSCSAIYNKGGNWFGNCYNMHLTDMPKPQLHNSERFLPYDYAELRVRPKGCIALSDSPGNCE; this is encoded by the exons ATGAAGCTACAACTGGCAGTTCTCCTCATCTCTGTATTGTTGGAGGGATCTGTAGCACTGCCAGCTGTTAACCACTGCTTGACGAAGTTCGAAGAATCACTCAAGGAGACTATGGCTCTCAGAAGAAGCTGCGAGGAAGCTCACCTTAAAGACTGCTGTCAA ATTGCAGAAGCATCCAAGATAATTGATAATGACAACTACACTCCAGGATCGGGGATCTACGATATCAGTAATGTTTGTCAAAGTACAGCAGCCTTCACTCAAGACATCTTCCCCCCTATGAAAGCTCGGTGCAACATGGAGAGTAGTGATGGTGGATGGACGGTGCTAGTGAAGAGGACACCAGACGTTGATGAGAGAGTTTCATTCAAAAGGCCTTGGGTGGAATATGAAAATGGATTCGGGAACCTGAGTGGCGAGTTCTGGTACGGACTAAAGAACATGCACTGTCTTACGAGTCAAGAGCCAATGGAGGTCGAAGTTGAAGTCAGCAAAACTGATGGCACAAAACTAGTTCTTTCGTATGGTAACTTTAAAGTGGATGGACCTAGTACAAgctacacactgcatgtgtcgGACAAACATTATGAAGGTTTTGATTTCTCTCTACATCATAATGGAGCTAAATTCTCCACATTTGATCGAGATAATGACCAAAATCCCGGTAGTTGTTCAGCAATATACAACAAAGGAGGAAACTGGTTTGGTAACTGCTACAACATGCATCTCACTGACATGCCAAAACCGCAGCTTCATAATAGTGAACGCTTTCTTCCCTATGACTACGCTGAGCTACGAGTGCGTCCCAAAGGTTGTATAGCTCTCAGTGACAGTCCTGGTAATTGTGAGTAA
- the LOC135337156 gene encoding angiopoietin-related protein 1-like, with protein sequence MQQIAQTFDHKLESGFYDISCNTSTPFGLNLSPVQARCNMESGDGGWIVLVRRTPNVAERLSFDRNWVEYEQGFGNLSGEFWYGLKNMYCLTSREPMEVEVEVSKTDSTKLDLSYGNFQVDGPNTSYTLHVSDKQYGGYDFVRRHNGNKFSTLDRDNDEYNTSCSIQFNGGGNWFSSCFDMYLTDIPKPQLHYESSDVYDYAELRVRPKGYIASQ encoded by the exons ATGCAACAG ATAGCACAAACATTTGACCACAAACTGGAGTCTGGGTTCTATGACATCTCTTGCAACACCTCTACACCATTCGGCCTGAACTTATCCCCAGTGCAAGCACGCTGCAACATGGAGAGTGGTGATGGTGGATGGATCGTTCTCGTTCGAAGGACACCGAATGTTGCTGAGCGATTATCTTTCGACAGGAATTGGGTGGAATACGAGCAAGGTTTTGGGAACCTGAGTGGCGAGTTCTGGTACGGACTAAAGAACATGTACTGTCTTACGAGTCGAGAGCCAATGGAGGTCGAAGTTGAAGTCAGCAAAACCGATAGCACAAAACTAGATCTTTCGTATGGTAACTTTCAAGTGGATGGACCTAATACAAgctacacactgcatgtgtcgGACAAACAGTATGGAGGTTATGATTTCGTTCGGCGTCACAACGGAAATAAATTCTCGACTCTTGACAGAGACAATGACGAATACAACACCAGTTGTTCAATACAATTCAACGGAGGTGGGAACTGGTTTAGTAGCTGCTTCGATATGTATCTCACTGACATACCGAAACCTCAGCTTCATTATGAAAGCTCTGATGTCTACGACTACGCTGAGCTACGAGTGCGTCCCAAAGGTTATATAGCTTCTCAGTGA
- the LOC135336865 gene encoding angiopoietin-related protein 1-like, with amino-acid sequence MATATGTPISDCSARFQQSLTEVLQLKKTCATAMYKDCCQIAQMSKTFDHNLESGVYDINDVCHTTTPFGLDFSPVQVRCNMESGDGGWTVLIRRTPDVAERLSFDRNWVEYENGFGNLSGEFWYGLKNMHCLTNPEPMEVEVEVRKTDGTKLILSYGQFQVEGPGTSYKLQVSDQQHTGFDFLGYYHTGLKFTTKDINGGNTCAARAKGGWWFSACYNIDLTLDPHPQLFQRSTGAYMPFDYAELRVRAKTCTVKAAPPTCE; translated from the exons ATGGCAACTGCAACTGGGACTCCAATCAGCGATTGCTCCGCTCGTTTCCAGCAATCTCTTACGGAAGTGCTACAGCTAAAGAAAACATGTGCCACGGCTATGTACAAGGACTGTTGCCAG ATAGCACAAATGTCCAAAACATTTGACCACAACCTGGAGTCTGGAGTCTATGACATCAACGATGTCTGCCACACAACTACACCATTCGGCCTGGACTTCTCCCCAGTGCAAGTACGCTGTAACATGGAGAGTGGTGATGGTGGATGGACCGTTCTCATTCGAAGGACACCGGATGTTGCTGAACGATTATCTTTTGACAGGAATTGGGTGGAATATGAGAATGGATTCGGGAACCTGAGTGGCGAGTTCTGGTACGGACTAAAGAACATGCACTGTCTTACAAATCCAGAGCCAATGGAGGTTGAAGTTGAAGTCAGAAAAACTGACGGCACAAAAttgatattatcctatggtCAATTTCAAGTTGAAGGACCCGGCACTAGCTACAAATTGCAAGTTTCTGATCAACAACACACTGGATTTGACTTTCTTGGATACTATCACACTGGATTGAAGTTTACTACAAAAGATATAAACGGCGGAAACACATGTGCTGCACGAGCCAAGGGAGGCTGGTGGTTCAGTGCCTGCTATAACATTGATCTAACTTTAGACCCTCATCCACAGCTCTTTCAAAGAAGTACTGGAGCTTACATGCCATTTGATTATGCTGAGTTGAGAGTGCGTGCTAagacatgtacagtaaagGCAGCTCCACCAACGTGCGAGTAA
- the LOC135337510 gene encoding angiopoietin-related protein 1-like, which translates to MEWKAVVIVVAGLMATATGTPISDCSDRFQQSLTEALQLKKTCATAMHKDCCQIAQVSNTLLDQNLESGIYNIKDFCPTTPFGLDLSPVQARCNMESGDGGWIVLVRRTPDVAERIYFDRNWVDYENGFGNLSGEFWYGLKNMHCLTNAQPMEVEIEVRKINGTKLILSYGQFQVEGPGTSYTLHVSDQQHTGFDFFGYHNALKFTTDDRNNENPCAARRNGGWWFNVDDCYNVGISLDPRPQLHQRSAGGFMAFDYAEMRVRAKSCMAPTCE; encoded by the exons ATGGAGTGGAAAGCAGTGGTGATAGTAGTTGCTGGTCTCATGGCAACTGCAACTGGTACTCCAATCAGCGATTGCTCCGATCGTTTCCAACAATCTCTTACGGAAGCACTACAGCTAAAGAAAACATGTGCCACGGCTATGCACAAGGACTGTTGCCAG ATAGCACAAGTCTCCAATACATTACTGGACCAAAACCTGGAATCTGGTATCTATAACATCAAAGATTTCTGCCCAACTACGCCATTTGGCCTGGACTTATCCCCAGTGCAAGCACGCTGTAACATGGAGAGTGGTGATGGTGGATGGATCGTTCTCGTTCGAAGGACACCAGACGTTGCTGAGAGAATATATTTCGACAGAAATTGGGTCGATTATGAGAATGGATTCGGAAACCTGAGTGGCGAGTTCTGGTACGGACTAAAGAACATGCACTGTCTTACAAATGCACAGCCAATGGAGGTAGAAATTGAAGTGAGGAAAATTAACGGCACAAAATTGATATTGTCATATGGTCAATTTCAAGTTGAAGGACCCGGCACAAGctacacactgcatgtttCTGACCAACAGCACACTGGATTCGACTTCTTTGGTTATCACAATGCATTGAAATTTACTACAGATGATAGAAACAACGAAAACCCATGTGCTGCACGTAGAAATGGAGGGTGGTGGTTCAACGTCGACGACTGCTACAACGTTGGTATATCATTAGACCCTCGTCCACAGCTCCATCAAAGAAGCGCTGGAGGTTTCATGGCCTTCGATTATGCTGAGATGAGAGTTCGTGCTAAGTCATGTATGGCACCAACATGCGAGTAA
- the LOC135337506 gene encoding fibrinogen-like protein A yields MEWKAVVIVVAGLMATATGTSISDCSARFQQSLTEVLQLKKTCATAMYKDCCQIAQMSKTFDHNPKSGIYDINEVCHTTTPFGLNFSPMQAHCNMESGDGGWIILIRRTPDVAERVSFKKSWVEYENGFGNLSGEFWYGLKNMHCLTSREPMEVEVELRKTGGTKLILSYSSFKVDGPDTSYTLHVSGKQYKGSDYFQYHNGMKFSTFDRDNPGSCSKTYNNGGNWFNHCYDMHLTDMPKPQLHISGFDPYDYAELRVRPKGCIALDDSPGNCV; encoded by the exons ATGGAGTGGAAAGCAGTGGTGATAGTCGTTGCTGGTCTCATGGCAACTGCAACTGGTACTTCAATCAGTGATTGCTCCGCTCGTTTTCAGCAATCTCTTACGGAAGTGCTACAGCTGAAGAAAACATGTGCCACAGCTATGTACAAGGACTGTTGCCAG ATAGCACAAATGTCTAAAACGTTTGACCACAACCCAAAGTCTGGGATCTATGACATCAACGAGGTCTGCCACACAACTACGCCATTCGGCCTGAACTTCTCCCCAATGCAAGCACACTGTAACATGGAGAGTGGTGACGGTGGATGGATCATTCTCATTCGAAGGACACCAGACGTTGCTGAGCGAGTTTCATTCAAAAAGTCGTGGGTGGAATATGAGAATGGATTCGGGAACCTGAGTGGCGAGTTCTGGTACGGACTAAAGAACATGCACTGTCTTACGAGTCGAGAGCCAATGGAGGTCGAAGTTGAATTGAGAAAGACTGGTGGCACAAAACTAATTCTTTCGTATAGTAGCTTTAAAGTGGATGGACCTGATACAAgctacacactgcatgtgtcaGGCAAACAATATAAAGGTTCTGATTACTTTCAGTATCATAATGGAATGAAATTCTCCACATTTGATCGAGATAATCCCGGTAGTTGTTCAAAAACATACAACAACGGTGGAAACTGGTTTAATCACTGCTACGATATGCATCTCACTGACATGCCGAAACCTCAGCTTCATATTAGTGGCTTTGATCCCTACGACTACGCTGAGCTACGAGTGCGTCCCAAAGGTTGTATAGCTCTCGATGACAGTCCTGGTAATTGTGTTTAA
- the LOC135337508 gene encoding angiopoietin-related protein 1-like, giving the protein MEWKAVVIVVAGLMATATGTPISDCSDRFQQSLTEALQLKKTCATAMHKDCCQIAQVSKTLLDQNLESGIYNIKDFCPTTPFGLDLSPVQARCNMESGDGGWIVLVRRTPNVAERIYFDRNWVDYENGFGNLSGEFWYGLKNMHCLTNAQPMEVEIEVSKINGTKLILSYGQFQVEGPGTSYTLQVSDQQHTGFDFFGYHNGLKFTTEDRNNENPCAARRNGGWWFNIDDCYNVGISLDPRPQLHQRSAGGFMAFDYAEMRVRAKSCMAPTCE; this is encoded by the exons ATGGAGTGGAAAGCAGTGGTGATAGTAGTTGCTGGTCTCATGGCAACTGCAACTGGTACTCCAATCAGCGATTGCTCCGATCGTTTCCAACAATCTCTTACGGAAGCACTACAGCTAAAGAAAACATGTGCCACGGCTATGCACAAGGACTGTTGCCAG ATAGCACAAGTTTCCAAAACATTACTGGACCAAAACCTGGAATCTGGTATCTATAACATCAAAGATTTCTGCCCAACTACGCCATTTGGCCTGGACTTATCCCCAGTGCAAGCACGCTGTAACATGGAGAGTGGTGATGGTGGATGGATCGTTCTCGTTAGAAGGACACCAAACGTTGCTGAGCGAATATATTTCGACAGAAATTGGGTCGATTATGAGAATGGATTCGGAAACCTGAGTGGCGAGTTCTGGTACGGACTAAAGAACATGCACTGTCTTACAAATGCACAGCCAATGGAGGTCGAAATTGAAGTGAGCAAAATTAACGGCACAAAATTGATACTGTCGTATGGTCAATTTCAAGTTGAAGGACCTGGCACAAGCTACACACTGCAAGTTTCTGACCAACAGCACACTGGATTCGACTTCTTTGGTTATCACAATGGATTGAAATTTACTACAGAAGATAGAAACAACGAAAACCCATGTGCTGCACGTAGAAATGGAGGCTGGTGGTTCAACATCGACGACTGCTACAACGTTGGTATATCATTAGACCCTCGTCCACAGCTCCATCAAAGAAGCGCTGGAGGTTTCATGGCCTTCGATTATGCTGAGATGAGAGTTCGTGCTAAGTCATGTATGGCACCAACGTGCGAGTAA
- the LOC135337509 gene encoding fibrinogen-like protein A produces MEWKAVVIVIAGLMATATGTPISDCSAHFQQSLTEVLQLKKTCARAMYKDCCQIAQMSKTFDHNPKSGIYDINEVCPTTPFGLNFSPVQARCNMESGDGGWIILVQRTPDVAERVSFKKSWVEYENGFGNLSGEFWYGLKNMHCLTSREPMEVEVELRKTGGTKLVLSYSSFKVDGPDTSYTLHVSGKQYKGSDYFQYHNGMKFSTFDRDNPGSCSKTYNNGGNWFNHCYDMHLTDMPKPQLHISGFDPYDYAELRVRPKGCIALDDSPGNCV; encoded by the exons ATGGAGTGGAAAGCAGTGGTGATAGTCATTGCTGGTCTCATGGCAACTGCAACTGGTACTCCAATCAGTGATTGCTCCGCTCATTTTCAGCAATCTCTTACGGAAGTGCTACAGCTGAAGAAAACATGTGCCAGAGCTATGTACAAGGACTGTTGCCAG ATAGCACAAATGTCTAAAACATTTGACCACAACCCAAAGTCTGGGATCTATGACATCAACGAGGTCTGCCCAACTACACCATTTGGCCTGAACTTCTCCCCAGTGCAAGCACGCTGTAACATGGAGAGTGGTGATGGTGGATGGATCATTCTCGTTCAAAGGACACCAGACGTTGCTGAGCGAGTTTCATTCAAAAAGTCGTGGGTGGAATATGAGAATGGATTCGGGAACCTGAGTGGCGAGTTCTGGTACGGACTAAAGAACATGCACTGTCTTACGAGTCGAGAGCCAATGGAGGTCGAAGTTGAATTGAGAAAGACTGGTGGCACAAAACTAGTTCTTTCGTATAGTAGCTTTAAAGTGGATGGACCTGATACAAgctacacactgcatgtgtcaGGCAAACAATATAAAGGTTCTGATTACTTTCAGTATCATAATGGAATGAAATTCTCCACATTTGATCGAGATAATCCCGGTAGTTGTTCAAAAACATACAACAACGGTGGAAACTGGTTTAATCACTGCTACGATATGCATCTCACTGACATGCCGAAACCTCAGCTTCATATTAGTGGCTTTGATCCCTACGACTACGCTGAGCTACGAGTGCGTCCCAAAGGTTGTATAGCTCTCGATGACAGTCCTGGTAATTGTGTTTAA
- the LOC135337503 gene encoding fibrinogen-like protein A: MEWKAVVIVVAGLMATATGTPISDCSARFQQSLTEVLQLKKTCARAMYKDCCQIAQMSKTFDHNPKSGIYDINEVCHTTTPFGLNFSPMQAHCNMESGDGGWIILVRRTPDVAERVSFKKSWVEYENGFGNLSGEFWYGLKNMHCLTSREPMEVEVELRKTGGTKLVLSYGSFKVDGPDTSYTLHVSGKQYKGSDYFQYHNGMKFSTFDRDNDLYSGSCSTAYNNGGFWFKSCYDMHLTDMPKPQLHISGFDPYDYAELRVRPKGCITLNDSSGSCD, from the exons ATGGAGTGGAAAGCAGTGGTGATAGTCGTTGCTGGTCTCATGGCAACTGCAACTGGTACTCCAATCAGTGATTGCTCCGCTCGTTTTCAGCAATCTCTTACGGAAGTGCTACAGCTGAAGAAAACATGTGCCAGAGCTATGTACAAGGACTGTTGCCAG ATAGCACAAATGTCTAAAACGTTTGACCACAACCCAAAGTCTGGGATCTATGACATCAACGAGGTCTGCCACACAACTACGCCATTCGGCCTGAACTTCTCCCCAATGCAAGCACACTGTAACATGGAGAGTGGTGACGGTGGATGGATCATTCTCGTTCGAAGGACACCAGACGTTGCTGAGCGAGTTTCATTCAAAAAGTCGTGGGTGGAATATGAGAATGGATTCGGGAACCTGAGTGGCGAGTTCTGGTACGGACTAAAGAACATGCACTGTCTTACGAGTCGAGAGCCAATGGAGGTCGAAGTTGAATTGAGAAAGACTGGTGGCACAAAACTAGTTCTTTCGTATGGTAGCTTTAAAGTGGATGGACCTGATACAAgctacacactgcatgtgtcaGGCAAACAATATAAAGGTTCTGATTACTTTCAGTATCATAATGGAATGAAATTCTCCACATTTGATCGAGATAATGACCTATACTCCGGTAGTTGTTCAACAGCATACAACAACGGTGGGTTCTGGTTTAAGAGTTGCTACGATATGCATCTCACTGACATGCCGAAACCTCAGCTTCATATTAGTGGCTTTGATCCCTACGACTACGCTGAGCTACGAGTGCGTCCCAAAGGTTGTATAACTCTCAATGACAGTTCTGGTAGTTGTGATTAA